A stretch of Henckelia pumila isolate YLH828 chromosome 4, ASM3356847v2, whole genome shotgun sequence DNA encodes these proteins:
- the LOC140861470 gene encoding uncharacterized protein — protein sequence MFDFLFGWRKASKCKSLIKKVQCRVKVATNKRRWIVRQLRQDVAELLKNGHTQTAFERVEQLVKDQSMVEVYDLVGSFCEFIIINLGYIRRHMDCPNDINEAISTLIFTSARLGDLPELLSVRKLFAERYGLSYVTASLELLPGNLVNNQVKENLVYTKKVADDVKYKLLDEIASSCVETGPLFLEYKPSHSLENRETESNTTQIPSNEIQTGNDNEKILNTAAESEGMIVHIDFQSERSKEDQKSFPNAMQLSVVGESKIHGKPSAYEIESFSSSSSSETSRLPEEMIYLDDIEEFVSPASTKNGHVQDQRLFIFKPFEIALKESADYINDAIPFKGQKLLQYHEKNSVSRSSRVVVEEPSRKRMRRVSQENTDECELYRGISHNASTAQKHESHYHQREDKYKILIDSFDDEGGNRERSCYVTVKSSINVMRCGYDSVGFVWRCNSNSDMISKKYCCIEHPHHLYIGDRNESLEHLSSTPKTKDHPVQSIKEAKIDQHRSHFYKDSINCKARGEMKNECLRAMTMPNARPVEITIDNMFRSDSFPLNTPPSCRHIHPKLPDYDELAAKFMALKRQNLQNKNT from the exons ATGTTCGATTTTCTATTCGGATGGAGAAAGGCGTCGAAATG TAAAAGTCTTATAAAAAAGGTGCAATGCCGCGTTAAGGTTGCGACGAACAAGAGGCGCTGGATTGTGAGACAGCTGAGGCAAGATGTGGCTGAACTGCTCAAGAATGGCCATACTCAAACTGCCTTTGAaagg GTTGAGCAGCTTGTCAAGGATCAGAGCATGGTTGAAGTGTACGATCTTGTGGGCAGTTTCTGTGAattcataataataaatctTGGATACATCAGAAGACACAT GGACTGTCCGAATGACATCAATGAAGCAATATCAACTCTAATTTTCACATCAGCGAGACTAGGCGATTTACCGGAGTTACTCTCGGTTAGGAAGCTGTTTGCGGAACGATATGGTCTCAGTTATGTTACGGCTTCGCTCGAATTACTCCCGGGAAATCTTGTAAACAATCAG GTAAAAGAGAATCTTGTTTACACAAAGAAAGTGGCTGATGATGTGAAGTACAAATTGCTGGATGAAATAGCTAGCAGTTGTGTTGAAACAGGACCCTTGTTTCTTGAATACAAACCATCCCACTCGCTCGAAAATCGG GAAACCGAAAGTAACACTACTCAGATTCCCAGCAATGAGATTCAGACAGGCAACGATAATGAAAAAATTCTTAATACCGCGGCAGAATCCGAAGGAATGATTGTACACATTGATTTCCAATCTGAAAGATCGAAAGAAGATCAGAAAAGTTTTCCCAATGCCATGCAGTTATCAGTTGTTGGCGAGAGTAAGATACATGGAAAGCCTTCAGCTTACGAAATTGAGTCATTTTCGTCGTCTTCTTCTTCAGAAACCTCTAGATTACCAGAGGAAATGATATATCTAGATGACATTGAGGAGTTTGTATCCCCAGCGTCGACCAAGAATGGACATGTCCAAGATCAGAGGCTATTTATCTTCAAACCATTCGAAATAGCTCTTAAAGAGTCAGCAGATTACATTAATGATGCCATTCCTTTCAAGGGACAAAAGCTTTTGCAGTATCATGAAAAGAATTCAGTATCAAGAAGCTCGAGAGTAGTGGTAGAAGAACCGAGCCGAAAAAGAATGCGGAGAGTTTCTCAAGAAAATACAGACGAATGCGAGCTATACCGTGGCATCTCTCACAATGCATCAACGGCTCAAAAACACGAATCCCACTATCATCAAAGAGAAGATAAGTACAAGATTTTAATAGATTCATTTGATGATGAAGGAGGAAACAGAGAGAGAAGTTGCTATGTCACAGTCAAGAGCAGCATTAATGTCATGAGGTGTGGCTATGATAGTGTGGGATTTGTGTGGAGATGCAATTCCAATTCAGATATGATCTCCAAGAAATATTGCTGTATAGAACATCCCCATCACTTGTATATTGGGGACAGAAACGAGTCCTTGGAACATCTCTCTTCGACCCCCAAAACAAAGGATCATCCAGTGCAATCCATAAAGGAAGCAAAGATTGATCAACATAGGTCACATTTCTACAAAGATTCTATCAATTGCAAGGCGCGAGGCGAGATGAAAAACGAGTGTTTAAGGGCAATGACTATGCCAAATGCAAGGCCTGTTGAGATTACTATAGATAACATGTTCAGATCCGACTCATTTCCACTAAATACGCCCCCTTCGTGCCGCCATATCCATCCAAAGCTCCCGGATTATGATGAACTTGCCGCCAAGTTCATGGCGCTCAAACGAcaaaatcttcaaaataaaaatacatga